The following DNA comes from Nitratidesulfovibrio sp. SRB-5.
AGCGCGTCCTCCGCCCCTGCTTCTACTTCCAGCGTGGGCAGCGAGGTGAACCGGCCCGCCCCCACAGGGGCGATGATGTTGCCGTGTTCGTCAGCGTAGAGCAGCTCCGCGCCGCGCTGTACCCAGAACTTCGGTTCCCGTTCAGCGACTTTTATCGCAAATCCGTCAGGAAGCAACCTTTTTACGGATACTTCCGTAATCCACGGATTGCGCAGCAGCCCGGACTCCATGTCCGCGATGTTCACCGCAAGACTGTTCGTGCCGGGGGCAATGCCCGCCAACCCCAGGATTTCCTCCTGTCTTAACCTCAAATTGCCGGAGACTTCAATAGTTTTGACTGCAAAATATTCAGATCTCGTCGTGTACCTGTAGATGTACAACAAGCCTACGCTTATACCGACAAGCAGCACGACAGAAAGAACCATGGTGAATATCCACTTGACGAAATGCAGCAGCCCGCGACCGGAACTAGTCGTGACCTTCTGAGGCTTCACGCTTTTCCTGCTGTACGCGTTCTTCACGCCTTTCTTTCCGCGTGACAACGCTATCGCCATGACCAGACCTTCACTTCAAGCTCAAGGTCAACTCCAAAACGTTCACTCACGGCAACTTTTGCATACTGTAATAAACTGAAAGCATCTTTTGCAACGCCATGGCCTTCATTGACCATGAAGTTCGCATGCATCGTGGAAAATGCCATATCCCCTATGCGGTACCCCTTAAGCCCTGCCGCGTCCAGCAACTTGCCAGCAGGGTTCAGTGGCGACGGATTGCGGAACACGCAACCCGCACTGTGGGACAGTACCGGTTGCGTCGCCTTCTTCTTCAGGTAGTTGCCGCGCATGGCGGCATGCACCACGGCGCTGTCGCACCGCGACAGCGCGAAGATGGCGGCGGTGACCAGATACCAGCCGCCCAGCGGCGCGCCAGCCTCGTCCAGCACCTCGAAATGCCGGTAACCGTACCGGAACCTGTCGCGGCCAAGCGTCACATGACCCAGCGCGGGCGAGAACACGGAAACGGCATGCAGCGCAGCGCCGCACTCGCATCCGTAGGATCCGGCGTTCATGGCCACCGCGCCGCCCACGGCGCCGGGTATGCCCGCCAGCCCCTCCATGCCGCACAGCCCCCACGCGGACAGGCGCGACACAAGGCGCGGCAGCCGTTGCGCCGCACCCACGCGCACCAGCACGCGACCGTCTTC
Coding sequences within:
- the murB gene encoding UDP-N-acetylmuramate dehydrogenase; amino-acid sequence: MLKVLDGPVLAHRTTLRLGGRALAEVRAAGPRDLDELPGALARLGGEPRMLGCGSNILADDGELPVVVVALDSGGPFDTAPEVTGETEDGRVLVRVGAAQRLPRLVSRLSAWGLCGMEGLAGIPGAVGGAVAMNAGSYGCECGAALHAVSVFSPALGHVTLGRDRFRYGYRHFEVLDEAGAPLGGWYLVTAAIFALSRCDSAVVHAAMRGNYLKKKATQPVLSHSAGCVFRNPSPLNPAGKLLDAAGLKGYRIGDMAFSTMHANFMVNEGHGVAKDAFSLLQYAKVAVSERFGVDLELEVKVWSWR
- a CDS encoding cell division protein FtsQ/DivIB, whose translation is MAIALSRGKKGVKNAYSRKSVKPQKVTTSSGRGLLHFVKWIFTMVLSVVLLVGISVGLLYIYRYTTRSEYFAVKTIEVSGNLRLRQEEILGLAGIAPGTNSLAVNIADMESGLLRNPWITEVSVKRLLPDGFAIKVAEREPKFWVQRGAELLYADEHGNIIAPVGAGRFTSLPTLEVEAGAEDALERLPEITGDLKRARLPVDIALVSWVRLSPGKGVELYLENSDLRLSIALEDWRGNLDRLGKVLDDLARRGELKQVREVKAGGVNVWVQKDAALGG